The following are from one region of the Cyprinus carpio isolate SPL01 unplaced genomic scaffold, ASM1834038v1 S000006750, whole genome shotgun sequence genome:
- the LOC122144687 gene encoding rho-related GTP-binding protein RhoB-like encodes MCFSVDSPDSLENIPEKWVPEVKHFCPNVPIILVANKKDLRSDDNVRSELSRIKQEPVRTEDGRAMAARIGAHDYIECSAKTKEGVREVFETATRASLQKRPRSPAGCLNCCRMM; translated from the coding sequence ATGTGCTTCTCTGTGGATAGCCCAGACTCTCTGGAAAACATTCCAGAAAAGTGGGTGCCGGAAGTGAAACACTTCTGTCCAAATGTGCCCATAATTTTGGTGGCGAATAAGAAAGATTTGCGGAGCGATGACAATGTGAGAAGTGAACTGTCGAGAATAAAACAGGAGCCAGTGAGAACGGAGGACGGACGCGCCATGGCTGCTCGCATCGGAGCGCACGACTACATAGAGTGCTCTGCCAAAACGAAAGAGGGGGTTCGGGAAGTATTTGAGACCGCTACTCGAGCATCCTTACAGAAGAGACCAAGGTCACCCGCTggctgtttgaactgttgccgaatgatgtga